Within Vicia villosa cultivar HV-30 ecotype Madison, WI linkage group LG1, Vvil1.0, whole genome shotgun sequence, the genomic segment ttcgatcacgtcacaaacaagttttcttgaagtcagaacaaacaaacatgaatcaaatcacatcgagagacaattgtttgactatgtcctaggatcaatctagtcgatcttgcgagtaaccaaagtatattttataatttggaggactagcggttgtttaccggaaatcaccgtaaacaaattggcacgcccagtgggacagtgtcaaacaaattgttattaattgatttttttttgtctagaaaatatcaagaccttgtatgaaccttaggaacggtaaattaaccaacagtgcacaacagATTCCtcaacgaaggtacaacaagaaaatggtcaatgcggccagtggagggggagatcaagatcccccacaggggtcaggaacagtagcggcaaattctacgcacgtttcgacttctactcaagaggcgcAGGATATACCGGTTTCAACAGGGTCTGGACCCATaagtagttcccaggctatacccgAGAATACTTCAGGGAcaacagggactgttccagtctcGAGTTCGACTACCGTGCCTCCACTCTCACGCGCAAACGAGATACCACTTTTCTCGACAAACGCCGCAAGTCAATTATTTACCCCAGGACCATCAACCGCTTTTGAAGGTTGGAGGCCCAAcaacccatatggaatgccatattcatacatggcagGATTACGAGGAACAGGTCCTACATACCCTACAACTAACCCAACAGCGTTTTCGCCTAATgtcggttcgataggtcgaagcgcacaaaacaatggtttctctgcccaaatacctcctttaaccacaagtagtcaagcggcatttcgacaggaaatggatgcaagtaaccatgatatgttaggcgTCCTTGCTAGAGAATTGGGATCGATTTTTAATCCATTAGTaacaaacattgccaggactaaccaAGACAATGTGgaaacatatcaaaaaatatcgtcacaaatagggcgaatggcggatttcttaggagtcccacaaaatagacgaagaaacaaccaatcaacctatcaAGAAGGGGACCCAATTCTAGAACAAGTTCGAACCGCAGTACCGCCACCTAGGCCAACACCAGTCGAACGAAACCAAGTGGTAGATTTAGAAACTCAAAATCAACCCACCAACGTTGGTCGACAAGCAGTCCCCCAGCAACAGCCTAGAGTAGTTATAGTGGGAAGAGACGAACATCCTAACGAAGTTGTGCATCGAGTTAGGAGAGATAATTTGGCAACCGAAAACAAtcttactgccatgatagaaagaataatggctaataatggccttaatactggacttcgacgtccaaactatacatcccccaTACCCGAATACATTATGCAAACAGAAataccaagaggtaccaaggtacccaaattcacgaagttttcaggggacactagtgaatcaacggtggaacacatagccagatatttgacggaagcaggagaTCTAGCAGGGAACAAGGATTTaagaattaaatacttccctagttcgctaacaaaaaatgcttttgtttggttcactacattacccccaaattccatagacgcatgggacctagagctcgaagggtcacattcaaagtccctgcagacatacccaaggatagatggatgcaagctggtgcgagaaccaacaaatggcgaagttgggaccaagggggaagaattgcaatggcatataggaagcaattccagacctcaaatcgagagatgtacaggttggagaattacaaaggcagaaatcctatgtctagatcccaatggagaaggcaccagaggatgaagaaggcccaaagggaatacaaaccaagggagattggagagtctagtagtaaATCCCaacgcagggggcaaggacaagtaaacctccagtggaacgcaagttgttcgattctgagaatgagaaagaagaagaaaagatgcattccagccctttgaaagaagacgataggatgacaaatgatttcgactcagacagagtgtcatccataaatctcaattgcaatgttgtgtcagtactccctcatgagtttaatcaagaaacagaagctgaagattgtgaggaagctgatgcggAAGAGATGGCACGACActgacctgtgtgttattatgtgctaaacaatggggcaatcgaagaacagaatgctttcttcgaaaggcctgatgaaggtatgagaaaccatctaaaaccactctacataagggccaagattgagaatgttggcattaacaaagtcttagtagacggaggggcagcggtgaacctaatgccccaatacatgttgaagagaattggtatgttcgatactgatataaggccacataatatggtcttgtctaactacgaaggcaatatagggcaaactttaggagtcatgcAAGTAAATCtaactgtgggttcggtcacagggccaacgatgttcatggtgataccagcaaaggcgaattacaatcttttgctaggaagagaatggatccatggagttgctgcagtgccttcgacaatgcatcaaagattaaccgtttggagggaagatggcatagtagaaaacattgaaggagatcagagttactacatggccgaagttaatcaagtcaataagactagtttcgacaggaacttggcgaacataggaccttgccatgctgctgaagatatatacactccgaacaagaatgctttatactatttgtctttacacccaaatggattccaatggaatagagaaataatggatggTCTAGAAGATACTGCACCAATAGACCATTTGCCAACGATACGGTCAACATGCTGGGATGACGAAGTTGATGATGTCTAaatcatccttcttcgaaaacatttcggcttacatagccgagaacaaaataaagacggctctcgaagtcGAACTATCACATATGATTGTTGATACAATTCCAAGAAAGGAAGAACCAACGAATTCTGGGACACATTCGATCCCTCAATTCCTTGAAGATACAGTTCAAGCCGAAAAGATCTCAGGCGAAGCATTGAGTAAAAGGTTGGACGCAATCTACGATGAAGAACcattgggattcgagaaagacccaatggcggcaaatataaaaatgttagcccaagattcactcgaagaagtaaatcttggaaatggagatcagaagagggtaacatacgtcagtgcaaaattagagccaACGTTGAAATCAAGAGTCATCGCGTTATTAAAAGcaaacaaagattgctttgcatgggattacgatgagatgcctggtttagggcgagatctggtcgaattaaagctgcccataaaggaaggaaaaaagcccatcaagcaaacccctaggaggttcgcaccagagattcattcgaagatcaaagcagaggtcgaaagacttctacgatgcaagttcatcagaactacaaggtatgttgaatggattgctaatattgtgccggttattaaaaagaacggttcattaagagtatgcatagactttcgtgatctgaatgcagcaacgcctaaggatgaatatcatatgcctgtggcagaaatgctagtagattcagccgcaggctttgaatatctaagcatgttggatggatattcggggtataaccagatcttcattgcagaagaagatgtgtccaaaacagcttttcgtggCCCAGGGGAaataggcacctatgaatgggttgtaatgccttttggtctgaaaaatgccggggcaacttatcaaagggcaatggattctatattccatgattttatagaaactttcatgcaagtatacatagatggcATTGTTGTAAAGTCTGTTTCAGATaacagtcatcttgaccatctgagccaatcattcgaaagaatgagaaaacatggcttaaagatgaatccccttaaatgtgttttctttgtgcaggctggagattttctgggcttcgtagtccacaaaaaggggatagaaattaatcaaaataaaacaaaggctattatggaaacaaagcctccatccacgaagaaagagctacagtctttactgggaaagataaacttcttgagaagatttatctcgaacttgagtggacgcacgcaagctttttctcctttacttcgactcaagcaaggaaggtttgaatggcgtgctgaacatcaagaagctttcgaaaagatcaagcaatacttgatgcatccaccaatattatctcccccaaatgggaagaagtaCATgcgtgatcagtgcattttgatgcacgttcctttatgtttgtacttaggcatttctttggtttgttttgcttatttttatattgtataatgtttttctaatttagtttatttttggtttaatttcattttcgcactttattttcagcattagcagtctgcactaaaatggtcataactggagttccaggaatccgattgaggcgttctaataatcgccggaaagctaagagaaagagctacaattctcgtgttggagtcgaagtcagattctgAACTCATATTTTCcagaaattcgttgaagttgcagcactagttttttatttagttttggatcgttagttttgggcctgggttatgtctgtttgacccagttgggttatgacccgaattcttgtttctctctagtacctaggtctggccgtagtGTTCATTCACGTTGGGATTATTCAAGAAATTATGAGTCAAGCTTGTACGAAttccatggagaactaattcctttgagacaaattgttgtattcaggttccgaccttgaggttattataattataattcagttctattcctttcaatattaatctatgtctcttgtttgcttaattcgatttgcatagactatattgatttaattcgattggttgtatgatcctaactatagtcacgttatcgtttgcttaattcgttatcgtgtccgtttaattcatgtttgcttaattcatgaaacttaatcccgtttgcttaattcggataataggaacatacaacttatactatcaattgcgcttgtcaatggatattatgatcgaataggaatagataatccgcttaggatgttggaattacaataatcaatgatagataggaaccgaatcagcaaattgtcgttttagcttattttataatcacttattttaatctcttatttgctctattgttcataaatcgatttaaaaccataaaccccaattttatttatattagttaataacaaaacaagaatccttgtgatacgactcgagtcattgtcgctatattacgttttcaaaacaactcgtttttgatccgcgcgcgacatcGGATcaatgcgcctgtatatttcagcttcagataatacaataggtagcatgttagctcaagaagacgatgatggcatcgaaagagccatttattacttaagtggagtactcaatgatgcagagactaggtatagcgcaatagaaaaactctgcctttgtttatatttctcttgtatcaaactcaagtattatataaagccagttgatgtttatgtttcgtctcattgtgatgttattaaacatatgctatcaaaacaaatattgcatagtcgaattggcaagtgggctttggcccttactgagtactctttgatattccaaccccttaaagcaatgaaaggacaaatcgtatcagatttcattgttgaccatgcagtggttaagaaccctcaacaatatgtagaattgaagccttggaagttatacttcgatggtttaacccataaagaaggaaccggcgttggaatactaataatttctcctgatgaaATTCCagcaaagctcaagtacaagattgaaggtcccctatgctccaacaacgaagttgaatacgaagcactgatcgctggacttgaagctttgttagaattgggggcaactagagtcgaaattaaaggagactccgagcTAGTAATTAAGAAACTGatgaaagaatacaaatgtatcaaagaaaatttgatcatgtattttgtcatagcaaataggctgcttaaaaaattcgagtacgtggatttaaATCACGTCTCAAGGATGAATAATCAAGAAGTGaatgacttggcacaattagcctcaggatacagggtatcaaaagatcATACCTTTCTTTTCAAGGCACTTGGATCTTGCACCTTGCTCTTGCATGACTTAATATTATGCCCAATCTTGTCACATCTAGTGCACCAGTAAGACACACCAGGTAGCCTCCTCCTAGCACCTTCCTCTCTAGTCTCCCTAATCCTCAATTTCCTTGATCTACCAGGACCCTTTTTGAAGTCAGGAGGCAAGAGATCTTCACTTTCAACCATAGGCCACATGTCTTGTCCATTTATAGGACTAATAGGAAAACCATAGCATAAAGCATATTTCTCCCTGCTATAACATTCATGAACAAACAATTCTGGATTTTGTTGTCTAAAGCCTAGAGCAGCAACAATATGCCTACAGGGAATACCAACTAGCTGCCAAAAATTACATGAGCATGACCTTTTAGCTATGTCAACTATAAATTCTTGGTTGTTAAAAGAATGTGGGACTTGAAATTTTCCCCCCATTGCCCAAGTTTGTAATCAATGATCACTCATAGCTACCTCAGCATCTAATCTCCTCCTAGGGATTGGCATGATTTTGTGTGGCCATTTATCAAGTTTCAAAGTAGATTGGCTACACCAATTCATTAGATATTTCCTAATCCACTCACACATTGTCAATATGGGTTTATCCCTAGCACATAAGATTGTTGCATTAAAGGATTCAGAGATATTATTCATTAAAACATCACACCTAGGATAAAAGCtaaaagcatgcttacaccaagATTTAGTTGGCACTCCCATTAGCCATGCCCAAGCTTGTGGATCTACTGCCTTTAATGCAGTCATCTTCTGCAAGAATGCTTGATGGTATGTTGCCTTGGCTGCTCCCATCATTAGATCTCTTATAAGTGCTCCTCCACCAAACTTTTTCTTGAAATTTGCATACAAATGCCTCAAGCAAAGTCTGTGCTCAATCCTCTCAAACATTTCTTCAAATACAGCCACCAAACCCTGCAACAATGATAGATAACACATAATCAGTTTAAAAACTCATAAATAACAAAGTATATAATTAAATGTTGGAGGCAATACCTTTTGCTGGTCTGAGATAAATACATATCTTTTTTCTGTTCCAATATCTTCCATTAACAACTGTATAAACCACTTCCAAGATTCTTTTGTTTCTGTTTCAACAACCCCAAAGGCTGGTGGAAAATATTGATCATTGGGGTCCCTTCCCACTGCTATCAACAACTGACCTTCATACTTAGTCTTCAGATGACAGCCATCCACCCCAATAAAAGGTCTACAACCATCTATGAACCCTTTTTTACATCCCTCAAAACAGAAATAGAAAGAACCAAACCTTGGTTGGATGGAAGGTAATGGTCTCTCAATGTTGATCTTTACAGTGTTTCCAGCACTCACCCTATGCAATTCAGCTGCATACCTCCACAAATTTGAATATTGCTTGTCTGCATCCCCTTCTATCATTTGTCTTGCTATCATTTTTGCTTTCCATTCCCTGCATACAGTGATACCCACTCCATAATTTTGCCTCATATCTTAAATAATATCACAGATCCTCAAGTTGTCACAAGTCTGCATTTTCTTTACAACTGCCTTGGCCACCCACTTTGAATTTGCAGTTTTGTTATCcaaaaccctagcacatgtgtgggTGTCCTTTATAGTCTTAATTGCATAAGTGTGCTTGTGGCCCACTTTGGAACAAAGCATTAAAAAACCACACTTGGCTTTACATTCAACTCTCACcctatacccctcattttttacaAATGTTATTTCCCTACCATTTAAAACTGTCCACTCACGTATAGCATCCCTAAAGTCATCTAGGGAAGTGAACTTCATACCCCACTTAAACTTAAAATCCTTTGTAAGTTGTTCATTCTTAAACTTTTCAAACTTAGGCCTTTTGTCATCTTCTGATTTATCAGGGTCAGAACTATTAAGCTCTTCACTAAGGTACTCCTCCTCATCATCAgcatatttcttcttctttggacatGGTAACAAACCTGCAATGACTGGACCCTCCCTAATTGGTACAGTGACATCAATACCATCAAGCTCATCAAACCCATCAACAATGGCAGTTGTCCTCTCATCCTCACTACCATTAAAACCTTCAACAACCTCTTCATCACTAACCTATAAATCAGACTCAAACTTAGGGCAATTACCAACTACACTTGGATCATGTTCCACAAAAATTTTCCCATCCACTTGCATCGCACAACCATAAGCAGCAAAATCATAGGCATCCCCATCATTTCTAATCTGAAATTAATTAGGGTTTATGTCTAATATTTTGGTCCACAACCTAAAAGAACCTTCTAAGTACCCCCACCCAGTTACTAAGTTAAGAACATGATGCATTGTCCACTCATTTATATGTTCCCCAGAAATCAGAGTAGAAACACCACCCTTGTAAATCGTTTCACCATTATTATCAATAAACTCTCCTCCATGTCGAAACACAACATTAAACAGTGCATTTTTCTGAAATGTTAAACGTAATGTAAGAAAAAAGTTTACAAAACCATGATACAAGCAAGTTACAGACATCGATTAATGGAACTAACCTCTGAACTTTCGCCATTGTCGTTCATTGATTCGTCTTCCTCCACTTCCTTATGCTTCCAAGTCGTCTTCTCCAACACAAACAATGAACCCTAGCTAAATCTAATTCATGGGGGGTAAACATAAAGACATGTTaacgaattttaattttaaaaataattccttTGCCACGTCAGCCAATcagtcaaagcccagtcagcattggtagtaaaagggtgtggtgaaACTGGTTTTACACTTTTATAAGGGtgtcttcttaaaaaaaaagattcaaGGGGGCAAATCTGAAACACaccctaatggcagggggtgaaTTGCATTTAACCCTTATATCTATTTCACTTAATTTCAATATTTCCttatttcaaaaacattttttcCTTATAATTGATTTacatttgaaaattttcaaaattgttagAAACTAATTAATGTAGATGATTGGAATTACACCAATGATATATCTGAATAAAGTTACAGAAGGATACGTAGCTAAGGTTGCTGAAGAGGTTGATGTCTCTATCTAATGGATCCCTTTATGCctaaattaaaaccctaaatcctTGATTGATGTTTCTTATGTTAGAAtttagcaacactctcttttcaacactctttcaAACACTCACTCTTtcattggttgaaacatgtgtgggtccctcaTTTTAGAAATATGTCTCACATAAAGaggtaggacccacacatgtttcaaataataaaagagtgagtgtttgagagagtgttgaaaagagagtgttcttAGCATTGTCTCTCTTTGTAATAATTGACGTTGAAGATTTGGTTTATGTAGTgggaaaatattgaaaaaaatgattaaaaagttatattccatatttttttaaaagtaatgtATGAGACTAAACACAAACTAAACTAAATAAACAATTGACTTTTTGTTttcctaatttatttttattcaaatccTTAgaattagttaattttttttttctaaacacaAGTAATGTCATTAATGCTGACATCGATTACCTAGGCTAAATAATATTATTGCTACCAACTTTTGATATTTCAAGTGGAGCCAAATAAATAAGATACAACTCTTTTGGTATTCTCTATGCATTGTATGGGAACTCAACAATCATTATCAATGATGAAACTTGAATACACTAATTATACACTCTCTCCTAAAATcatcaattgatttttttttaggtACCATTCGAAGGAATTTGAAAGAGTGGAAGAGTAAACTCCTGGTGGACTCTACTTTCTTTTGTTTTCAATGGTAGAGTCCATGGCGTATTTTAAATAGGAACTCATACAAGAATGTGGGTTTGAAGTCATTTTTTATTATACTTtctgaatttttgttttttttacttaatcatttgatatgaatagATAAAGAATTTGTGTTACTTTGTTCTgtcattaattatttttatttctcaaACTGGGAGCTAAGGATGAAATATTGAAATTCTTATGGGTTTCAACAATTTCTCCACTGATATCCATTGTTCTGTCCACTTTATTCATTTTCTTAACACTCACAGATAAGCAAGGAGTAGAAATTGAATGTAACTCTATTCTCTGTCTAAATGTTGCAGAATATGATTGTATTCACACAGAACCTTAATTTCCATATAATTAacccttatttttattaaaaattcaaagatttataaaagataaaaattacaAATGATATTAATGAACCAAGACTTTGAATGTAAACTGAATTTTGAAACTTATAAACATTAAGACAATTATTTGAGTTTCAATAGAATTTTAAGAAACGAATCAAATCAAATGTTGGTTACTTTTATTTAAAACTATAAATATAACTTATCTTTTTTCACTTAGAACAAAGCATTCTAATAAATCCTTAACTAAACTAAAATATGGGTTCATTCAACACTATTTGTCTAAAGTTAATATGCAtaacaaattttattttgttaatccaAATAGGACTTTCAAATGATGTTACCAATCCACCCATTGGATCCCCTACACAAAGGCAATATTCATCATATGAAAAATATCTAATAAATTGTGCTAACAAACTACATTCAAATTGTTTCGAGGAGATACTTGCTAAAGCATTATTTACTAATGCCACAGTTAGTGATACATGTTGTGTTAACCTTGAGAGGGATATGGGACACAAATGTCATGAAGATACCGTGAGATATTCTTTGTCATTTATGCGTTTCATCAAAGCAGATAGAATTAGGATTTGGGAAAGGAGTAAATATATTTGGAATGATTGTGTGTCTAGGTTATTAGatataatttctccagctgaagCTCCATCTGATTTTTAAATGAATTCAATAGTTATGAAATTGTCTTTATCTATAAACtgtttaaaatatttgttatgCACATATgcataatagttattatatatataaCATCAAATCATGtaataaattttattcaattttttctcattatttatttttaattgtgtaTTGATCAGAATTTCACTTTTTTAAAAGTTAACACTTGAATTATCGCAAATTTAAATCTGCATCTCTATAATTATCaactaaatttaaataaaaaatttatttaaatttgtctGCTCTTTCAATctatcatagagaacttttcaaAGCGTTTTTAGGTTTCAAGTGCTTCATATGTTCCATTCAGATTAGATTTTCAATATTCAACATGTTTTTATAATGGATGTCCTttaggtttcacgcggatcaccaATGGTTGTGTCTTGAGAGTTGATAATATTTAAATGGATAATAAAGATTTGTTAAGTCCAGTGTATATAGTATAGAAAAATGCTTAACTATCACCTCGGTCATGACAAATCACCGAGgtgaatgtattttattttttttaattacattagttttacataatattaaaaatacattgtatgcaacaaatcttcCATGATATGAAGATTTAGATGCTAGAGGTGTCATGCAAGATGCTAGAGATCTGTTTGTAAGGCCAatgagaatttttattttctacACTTGCAATCCATTCTAGAGATATGTTGTAGCGGTGGTAAATATTTTCTCTCTTTGGGGAGACTTCATATTATTAAGGGTTAGGGTAAAATTTGTTTAACGaatatttttatagtaaaatatgattattatacCCCTCAGTTTAACTATAAAACCGAGGTAAAATATCATCTCCTTTAAACTATCACATCGGTTTTAGATTAAAATCGAGGTGGGTAATTCGATCTTTTCTTAAATATTACACTATTTACACGGAATATTAAGATAAATTGTTTACAACAAATCTTTCCAAATGTTAAGTTCCCTTCTTTTTGTAAGTTGAAGCCCACTTCTCTGTTTAAGTTCCAACTTTTAAAAGAATGATACTTGAGTGTCTGGACTTTAAAGGGGAAATGTACCCCTGATGCTTGAGTGTTTGCattcaaattcaccatttttttaGCAGTTTGTTTGTTTGAGGGGAAATGTACAATAAATCTTTGAAGCAAGATTGATTTTAtgcacttgcaatctatcaaatgtgcaaaaatacaacaacaacatcaacaccattatgtgagatagttTGCAATAGCAAAAAATATGTGTTGTTCTagatagaagaacattgaagttttttttctcttacaatccatcccaaagaatgatgcatgCGAGTTTGGACGACTTCATATAAGTAAGAATTTGGTTAGAATTTGTTTGACAAGTGCTTTTATAGTGAAATATAATTATTTGATACATCGGTTATATCAAAAAATGAAGGGTTAGTTcatttagtttacacttatagacaaataaaaacataaactgcaaAACCTGGGACTCGAAGCATCTCCTGATTTGTTTTTCCCTCGATTTTCTTAAAAACTGAGAGATTATGTTGTTTTTAttactataaaaaaataaaacatggcgcGCCTAGGcataataccttttttttttttgaagtgaaAGTTTCatcatgaaatatattatttatagaaatatataatgtTCGGTTGTCATCCATAGATTTTAAATGGttctataaaattaaaaataatttaaatattatgtaAAAAATTCATCATGTCAATCTTTCAAACAGTTTCAGAGCCTAGTAATTTGATAGTAAATTGTCGAGTTTAAAAAGAGAAAATGAACTAGACCAAAAGAAATGTAAAATCAAGTAGTTTACCATGACACTCTTTATAGATAGATTTATTTGATAATAAACTATTAacatataaaaatttatttgataataAACTATTAACATATAATAAGAACTTagttgataataaataaataaataaatttaaatatcatcatgacaaaataaataataaagttaaAAACTTTTCTTAAATATTATTTCATAGACTTATTTAAGAACACTTAAgaaaaatacaaattaat encodes:
- the LOC131658519 gene encoding uncharacterized protein LOC131658519 codes for the protein MRQNYGVGITVCREWKAKMIARQMIEGDADKQYSNLWRYAAELHRVSAGNTVKINIERPLPSIQPRFGSFYFCFEGCKKGFIDGCRPFIGVDGCHLKTKYEGQLLIAVGRDPNDQYFPPAFGVVETETKESWKWFIQLLMEDIGTEKRYVFISDQQKGLVAVFEEMFERIEHRLCLRHLYANFKKKFGGGALIRDLMMGAAKATYHQAFLQKMTALKAVDPQAWAWLMGVPTKSWCKHAFSFYPRCDVLMNNISESFNATILCARDKPILTMCEWIRKYLMNWCSQSTLKLDKWPHKIMPIPRRRLDAELVGIPCRHIVAALGFRQQNPELFVHECYSREKYALCYGFPISPINGQDMWPMVESEDLLPPDFKKGPGRSRKLRIRETREEGARRRLPGVSYWCTRCDKIGHNIKSCKSKVQDPSALKRKV